A genomic window from Canis aureus isolate CA01 chromosome 2, VMU_Caureus_v.1.0, whole genome shotgun sequence includes:
- the RHOH gene encoding rho-related GTP-binding protein RhoH → MLSSIKCVLVGDSAVGKTSLLVRFTSETFPEAYKPTVYENTGVDVFMDGIQISLGLWDTAGNDAFRSIRPLSYQQADVVLMCYSVANHNSFLNLKNKWIAEIRSNLPCTPVLVVATQTDQREVGPHRASCINAIEGKKLAQEVRAKGYLECSALSNRGVQQVFECAVRTAVNQARRRNRRRFFSINECKIF, encoded by the coding sequence ATGCTGAGTTCCATCAAGTGTGTGTTGGTGGGAGATTCTGCTGTGGGGAAAACCTCTCTGCTGGTGCGCTTCACTTCAGAGACCTTTCCTGAGGCCTACAAGCCCACGGTGTATGAGAACACGGGTGTAGACGTCTTCATGGATGGCATCCAGATCAGCCTGGGCCTCTGGGACACAGCTGGTAATGATGCCTTCAGAAGCATCCGCCCCCTGTCCTACCAGCAGGCCGACGTGGTGCTGATGTGCTACTCTGTGGCCAACCATAATTCTTTCCTCAACCTGAAGAATAAGTGGATTGCTGAAATCAGGAGCAACTTGCCCTGCACCCCGGTGCTGGTGGTGGCTACCCAGACTGACCAGCGGGAGGTGGGGCCCCACAGGGCCTCCTGCATCAATGccatagaaggaaaaaaactggCCCAGGAAGTGAGAGCAAAGGGCTATCTGGAGTGCTCGGCCCTCAGCAACCGGGGGGTTCAGCAGGTGTTTGAGTGTGCCGTCCGAACAGCCGTCAACCAAGCCAGGAGACGCAACAGAAGGAGGTTTTTCTCCATCAACGAGTGCAAGATTTTCTAA